From a single Apium graveolens cultivar Ventura chromosome 2, ASM990537v1, whole genome shotgun sequence genomic region:
- the LOC141698032 gene encoding putative mitochondrial protein AtMg00860 produces the protein MMLNPAKCSFGVGSRKFLGLMVSNRGIEANPDKIKAILDMEPPRSIKDVQKLTGRVASLGRFISKSREKFLPFFKALKKLKDFTWTEESQEAFEKLKKYMIQTPLLAKPVLNETLYLYLAASEGALNVVLVKEELKF, from the coding sequence ATGATGTTGAATCCCGCCAAGTGTTCTTTTGGTGTAGGATCAAGAAAATTTCTAGGATTAATGGTCTCTAATAgaggaattgaggccaatccTGATAAGATAAAGGCCATTTTGGATATGGAACCTCCGCGGTctatcaaggatgttcaaaaactcactggaagggttgcttCCTTGGGACGATTTATCTCCAAATCTAGAGAGAAGTTCTTGCCATTCTTCAaggctttgaagaagttaaaagattttacatggACTGAGGAAAGTCAAGAGGCGTTTGAGAAATTAAAGAAATACATGATTCAAACCCCGCTGTTGGCCAAACCAGTTCTAAATGAAACCTTATATTTGTATTTGGCTGCTTCAGAAGGCGCTTTGAATGTTGTGTTGGTGAAGGAAGAGCTTAAATTTTAA